One genomic window of Arachis hypogaea cultivar Tifrunner chromosome 8, arahy.Tifrunner.gnm2.J5K5, whole genome shotgun sequence includes the following:
- the LOC112706310 gene encoding inositol-tetrakisphosphate 1-kinase 3 isoform X1 translates to MRLMDEVEKEEEKVVEEVQDQWCLVVNAGFASPKKFVVVGYALTSKKIKSFMQPKLEGLARNKGILFVAIDQNRPLSEQGPFDIVLHKLSCKEWRQVLEDYRQSHPEVTVLDPPDCIQHLRNRQHMLQAVAEMNFSDSYGKVGVPRQLVIKRDASAVPELVNRAGLNLPLVAKPLVADGSAKSHELSLAYEPYSLQKLEPPFVLQEFVNHGGVLFKVYIVGDAIKVVRRFSLPDVSKWEHSKDAGIYRFPRVSCAAASADDADLDPIVGELPPRPLLEKLATELRWRLGLRLFNLDMIREYGTRDRFYVIDINYFPGYGKMPEYEHIFTDFLLKLGNGKYKKKSG, encoded by the exons ATGAGGCTGATGGATGAGgttgagaaggaggaggagaaggtaGTGGAGGAGGTTCAAGATCAATGGTGTCTGGTGGTGAATGCTGGATTCGCTTCGCCGAAGAAATTCGTAGTTGTTGGTTACGCTCTTACTTCAAAGAAGATTAAGAGCTTCATGCAGCCGAAGCTTGAAGGATTAGCTag GAACAAGGGGATACTCTTTGTAGCCATTGACCAGAATAGGCCTCTTTCAGAGCAAGGTCCTTTTGATATAGTGTTACATAAG TTATCATGCAAAGAGTGGCGCCAGGTTCTTGAG GATTATAGACAATCACACCCAGAAGTTACTGTTCTGGATCCTCCTGATTGCATACAACATTTACGTAACCGTCAACACATGCTTCAGGCTGTTGCTGAGATGAACTTTTCTGATTCTTATG GGAAAGTTGGTGTTCCTCGGCAATTAGTTATCAAGAGAGATGCCTCAGCCGTCCCAGAGTTGGTCAACAGAGCTGGCCTGAATTTACCTCTAG TTGCAAAGCCACTGGTTGCCGATGGAAGTGCAAAGTCTCATGAATTATCCCTTGCTTATGAGCCATACTCTCTTCAAAAACTTGAACCTCCTTTTGTTCTTCAGGAGTTTGTCAACCATG GAGGTGTTCTCTTTAAAGTTTATATAGTTGGTGATGCAATAAAGGTTGTCAGACGGTTTTCATTACCTGATGTTTCCAAGTGGGAGCACTCCAAGGATGCTGGCATATATCGTTTTCCAAGGGTTTCTTGTGCTGCAGCTTCAGCAGATGATGCGGATCTGGACCCCATTGTTGGTG AGCTGCCTCCAAGACCCCTACTTGAGAAGCTGGCTACAGAACTCCGATGGCGATTG GGTCTTAGATTATTCAACTTGGATATGATCCGCGAGTATGGAACTAGAGATCGGTTTTACGTCATCGACATAAACTACTTTCCTG GATATGGCAAAATGCCAGAATATGAACACATATTTACAGACTTCTTGTTGAAGCTGGGGAATGGGAAGTACAAGAAAAAATCAGGCTAA
- the LOC112706310 gene encoding inositol-tetrakisphosphate 1-kinase 3 isoform X2: MNHGPVVEVEASRSLQVRMLLFSWSSSSFSQVFLTSLFKRQSHPEVTVLDPPDCIQHLRNRQHMLQAVAEMNFSDSYGKVGVPRQLVIKRDASAVPELVNRAGLNLPLVAKPLVADGSAKSHELSLAYEPYSLQKLEPPFVLQEFVNHGGVLFKVYIVGDAIKVVRRFSLPDVSKWEHSKDAGIYRFPRVSCAAASADDADLDPIVGELPPRPLLEKLATELRWRLGLRLFNLDMIREYGTRDRFYVIDINYFPGYGKMPEYEHIFTDFLLKLGNGKYKKKSG; this comes from the exons ATGAATCATGGTCCAGTAGTTGAGGTAGAGGCCTCAAGGTCCCTGCAAGTGAGGATGTTACTATTTTCATGGTCATCTAGCTCATTCTCTCAGGTTTTCTTGACAAGTCTTTTCAAaag ACAATCACACCCAGAAGTTACTGTTCTGGATCCTCCTGATTGCATACAACATTTACGTAACCGTCAACACATGCTTCAGGCTGTTGCTGAGATGAACTTTTCTGATTCTTATG GGAAAGTTGGTGTTCCTCGGCAATTAGTTATCAAGAGAGATGCCTCAGCCGTCCCAGAGTTGGTCAACAGAGCTGGCCTGAATTTACCTCTAG TTGCAAAGCCACTGGTTGCCGATGGAAGTGCAAAGTCTCATGAATTATCCCTTGCTTATGAGCCATACTCTCTTCAAAAACTTGAACCTCCTTTTGTTCTTCAGGAGTTTGTCAACCATG GAGGTGTTCTCTTTAAAGTTTATATAGTTGGTGATGCAATAAAGGTTGTCAGACGGTTTTCATTACCTGATGTTTCCAAGTGGGAGCACTCCAAGGATGCTGGCATATATCGTTTTCCAAGGGTTTCTTGTGCTGCAGCTTCAGCAGATGATGCGGATCTGGACCCCATTGTTGGTG AGCTGCCTCCAAGACCCCTACTTGAGAAGCTGGCTACAGAACTCCGATGGCGATTG GGTCTTAGATTATTCAACTTGGATATGATCCGCGAGTATGGAACTAGAGATCGGTTTTACGTCATCGACATAAACTACTTTCCTG GATATGGCAAAATGCCAGAATATGAACACATATTTACAGACTTCTTGTTGAAGCTGGGGAATGGGAAGTACAAGAAAAAATCAGGCTAA
- the LOC112706310 gene encoding inositol-tetrakisphosphate 1-kinase 3 isoform X3, with product MLQAVAEMNFSDSYGKVGVPRQLVIKRDASAVPELVNRAGLNLPLVAKPLVADGSAKSHELSLAYEPYSLQKLEPPFVLQEFVNHGGVLFKVYIVGDAIKVVRRFSLPDVSKWEHSKDAGIYRFPRVSCAAASADDADLDPIVGELPPRPLLEKLATELRWRLGLRLFNLDMIREYGTRDRFYVIDINYFPGYGKMPEYEHIFTDFLLKLGNGKYKKKSG from the exons ATGCTTCAGGCTGTTGCTGAGATGAACTTTTCTGATTCTTATG GGAAAGTTGGTGTTCCTCGGCAATTAGTTATCAAGAGAGATGCCTCAGCCGTCCCAGAGTTGGTCAACAGAGCTGGCCTGAATTTACCTCTAG TTGCAAAGCCACTGGTTGCCGATGGAAGTGCAAAGTCTCATGAATTATCCCTTGCTTATGAGCCATACTCTCTTCAAAAACTTGAACCTCCTTTTGTTCTTCAGGAGTTTGTCAACCATG GAGGTGTTCTCTTTAAAGTTTATATAGTTGGTGATGCAATAAAGGTTGTCAGACGGTTTTCATTACCTGATGTTTCCAAGTGGGAGCACTCCAAGGATGCTGGCATATATCGTTTTCCAAGGGTTTCTTGTGCTGCAGCTTCAGCAGATGATGCGGATCTGGACCCCATTGTTGGTG AGCTGCCTCCAAGACCCCTACTTGAGAAGCTGGCTACAGAACTCCGATGGCGATTG GGTCTTAGATTATTCAACTTGGATATGATCCGCGAGTATGGAACTAGAGATCGGTTTTACGTCATCGACATAAACTACTTTCCTG GATATGGCAAAATGCCAGAATATGAACACATATTTACAGACTTCTTGTTGAAGCTGGGGAATGGGAAGTACAAGAAAAAATCAGGCTAA
- the LOC112706312 gene encoding uncharacterized protein, with the protein MDPCPFVRLTVGNLALKIPVASKPARSLVHPSSSPCFCKIKLKNFPVQSAVVPFIPPDTNFPDNQVQPIAATFHLGKLDLDRLAGKSIFAGKLCLKISIYTGRRGTTCGVNAGRLLGKVSVPLDQLAGTASKATVFHSGWISVGKETKGSTAQFHLNVKAEPDPRFVFQFDGEPECSPQVFQIQGNISQPVFTCKFSFRNTGDRNQRSRSLQSEAGSSRSWLSSFGSERERPGKERKGWSITVHDLSGSPVAAASMVTPFVASPGSDRVSCSNPGSWLILRPGDGTWKPWGRLEAWRERGGSDGLGYRFELIPDTNGGMSAAGIVLAESTLSSNKGGKFVIDLSSRVGSGGSNGRATPGSATSPVCSPRSSGDYGYGLWPYCMYRGFVMSASVEGEGRCSKPTVEVSVPHVNCTEDAAAFVALAAAVDLSVDACRLFSQRLRKELCQQVELLG; encoded by the exons ATGGATCCTTGCCCCTTCGTCCGCCTCACCGTCGGCAACCTTGCTCTCAAGATTCCCGTTGCTTCCAAACCTGCTCGCTCCCTTGTTCATCCTTCCTCTTCTCCATGTTTCTGCAAAATCAAACTCAAGAATTTTCCAGTACAGTCCGCCGTCGTTCCCTTTATTCCACCGGATACTAACTTCCCGGATAACCAGGTTCAGCCAATCGCTGCCACGTTTCACCTCGGAAAGCTCGATCTCGACCGTCTCGCTGGGAAATCCATCTTCGCCGGCAAGCTCTGCCTTAAAATCTCGATCTACACCGGCCGGAGAGGCACCACCTGCGGCGTCAACGCTGGGAGGCTGCTAGGAAAAGTTTCTGTCCCGCTCGACCAACTGGCCGGAACGGCGTCGAAGGCCACGGTGTTCCACAGCGGGTGGATCAGCGTGGGAAAGGAAACCAAAGGCTCTACCGCGCAGTTCCATCTGAATGTGAAGGCTGAACCCGATCCTAGGTTCGTTTTCCAATTCGACGGCGAACCAGAATGCAGCCCGCAAGTTTTTCAGATCCAAGGCAACATTTCACAACCTGTCTTCACCTGCAAGTTTAGCTTTAGAAACACCGGCGACCGAAATCAACGGTCCAG GTCGTTACAGTCGGAGGCGGGAAGTTCTAGAAGCTGGTTGAGCTCGTTTGGGAGTGAGAGAGAACGGCCTGGGAAGGAGCGTAAGGGATGGTCGATAACGGTTCATGATCTCTCCGGTTCGCCAGTCGCGGCAGCTTCAATGGTCACGCCGTTCGTCGCTTCGCCCGGTTCGGACCGGGTAAGCTGTTCAAACCCCGGTTCGTGGCTCATCCTTCGGCCCGGTGATGGTACGTGGAAGCCGTGGGGGAGACTCGAGGCGTGGCGCGAGCGGGGCGGCTCCGACGGCCTCGGTTATCGATTCGAGCTTATTCCAGACACGAACGGCGGCATGAGCGCTGCCGGAATAGTCCTTGCCGAGTCAACGCTTAGTTCAAACAAGGGAGGGAAGTTCGTCATCGATTTAAGCTCGCGCGTCGGGTCCGGCGGTTCTAACGGTCGCGCTACGCCGGGGAGCGCGACGTCGCCGGTGTGCAGCCCGAGGAGTAGCGGTGACTATGGTTACGGGCTTTGGCCTTATTGCATGTACAGAGGGTTCGTGATGTCGGCGAGCGTGGAGGGTGAAGGGAGGTGCAGCAAGCCAACGGTGGAGGTTAGCGTTCCGCACGTGAACTGCACGGAGGATGCAGCAGCGTTCGTGGCGTTGGCCGCCGCCGTTGATCTGAGCGTGGATGCCTGCAGGCTTTTCTCTCAGCGGCTGAGGAAGGAGCTGTGCCAGCAAGTGGAGTTGCTTGGCTGA